A part of Babylonia areolata isolate BAREFJ2019XMU chromosome 6, ASM4173473v1, whole genome shotgun sequence genomic DNA contains:
- the LOC143283143 gene encoding 24-hydroxycholesterol 7-alpha-hydroxylase-like yields MAMEAVSAETLVLVGLCAVAVSVFFRKFWNAKSNGGNLPPLCAGWLPWIGCAVEFGKAPVHFIEQKRKEMGSVYTLLVAGERMTFLLDPDDFHHFFQSPNVDFQRAVQAHVQKVACVTPESFFTYHTKIHDMVKGKLAATKLSSLFASLNQGFSQGLDQLATGDHELHEVVRDIMYRSVLDNLFGKGTLPTTDEAGFKELERHFVMFDDQFEYGSKLPPFFLREWSSSRAWLLRLFGRVSEEERRRRQRQGQGQGDGETETETVHQSLLDLVDEGHAPNYSLLLMWASLANAIPIMFWTLALIFSNEKVTEKARQEVIMKIGATGSVSEDALGSLTYLKSCILEAIRLRSPGVITRRVMDPVVVKGMTVPAGDMLMVSPLWAHRNPRFFPDPDEFVPERWERGDVERNVFLEGFIAFGGGRYQCPGRWFALLELQLFLALFLQRLDCRLRGPVPELSPLHLVGTPLPVGPCPVHLNKL; encoded by the exons ATGGCGATGGAGGCCGTCAGTGCGGAGACTCTAGTTTTGGTTGGGCTTTGTGCAGTTGCAGTCAGTGTGTTCTTCAGGAAGTTCTGGAATGCGAAAAGCAATGGTGGTAATTTACCTCCGTTGTGTGCGGGTTGGCTGCCATGGATTGGCTGTGCCGTGGAGTTTGGTAAAGCTCCTGTCCATTTCATCGAACAAAAGCGAAAGGAG ATGGGCTCGGTGTACACATTACTGGTGGCAGGAGAGCGCATGACCTTCCTGCTGGACCCGGACGATTTCCATCACTTTTTCCAATCCCCAAACGTGGATTTCCAGAGAGCTGTACAGGCACACGTGCAGAAAGTGG CCTGCGTGACACCCGAGTCGTTCTTCACCTACCACACCAAGATCCATGACATGGTGAAAGGGAAGCTGGCGGCCACCAAGCTCAGCTCCCTCTTTGCCTCCCTCAACCAGGGCTTTTCCCAGGGCCTGGATCAGCTGGCCACAG gggACCATGAGCTGCATGAGGTGGTGAGGGACATCATGTACCGCTCTGTGCTGGACAACCTGTTTGGTAAAGGCACTCTGCCCACCACTGACGAG GCAGGGTTCAAGGAGCTGGAGAGACATTTTGTCATGTTTGATGATCAGTTTGAGTACGGCTCCAAACTACCACCTTTTTTCTTGAG GGAGTGGAGCAGCTCCAGAGCATGGCTGCTGCGGCTGTTTGGCCGGGTGTCGGAGGAGGAGAGacggcggagacagagacagggacagggacagggagacggagagacagagacggagacagtgcaTCAGTCCCTGCTGGACCTGGTGGACGAGGGACACGCCCCCAACTACAGTCTGCTGTTGATGTGGGCCTCTCTGGCCAACGCCATACCT ATCATGTTCTGGACTCTGGCGCTAATCTTCTCCAACGAAAAGGTCACAGAGAAAGCCAGACAGGAAGTGATAATGAAGATTGGCGCCACGGGGTcag TGAGCGAGGACGCCCTGGGTTCACTGACCTACCTGAAGTCATGTATCTTGGAGGCCATTCGTCTCAGGTCCCCTGGAGTGATCACCCGTCGGGTCATGGATCCTGTGGTCGTCAAG ggcATGACAGTTCCAGCAGGAGACATGCTGATGGTTTCCCCTCTATGGGCACACCGCAACCCACGTTTCTTCCCTGATCCTGACGAGTTTGTGCCG GAGCGGTGGGAGCGAGGCGATGTGGAGAGGAACGTGTTTCTGGAAGGTTTCATCGCCTTTGGGGGGGGACGCTACCAGTGTCCTGGCAG gtggtttGCCTTGCTGGAACTGCAGCTCTTTCTGGCTCTGTTCCTTCAGCGGCTGGACTGCAGGCTGAGAGGGCCAGTTCCTGAGCTG AGCCCTTTACATCTGGTGGGCACTCCCTTGCCTGTGGGGCCGTGTCCTGTTCACTTGAACAAGTTGTGA